In one window of Onychomys torridus chromosome 7, mOncTor1.1, whole genome shotgun sequence DNA:
- the Ccdc51 gene encoding mitochondrial potassium channel isoform X2, with the protein MTGCSPVFAMQHIVGVPHMLVRRSFLGTELLMTRTLCSPGPSQPREKRPEAAALGLYHRLPALGRTLGHTIQQQAASTAKAWWERYEEFVGLNEVREAQGNVTEAEKVFMVARGLVREARENLEAQQAKLKEVRDRLDRVSREDNQYLELATSEHRMLQEEKRLRAAYTRAEDSEREKFSLFSAAVRESHEKERTRAERTKNWSLIGSVLGALIGVAGSTYVNRVRLQELKALLLEAQKGPVSLQEAIREQASSYSLQQRDLQDLMVDLKGLVHAGQGQGSGSSTGTSSTRGKDIDVLSAAMREQLSHSQEVRSCLEGLQEQLDGLEKTCSRMAAVVQLVKATAHPGLVEPVDGALPSSVLEQGSMILALSDVEQRLGAQVNRNTICSTLVTCVTFVATLPVLYMLFKTS; encoded by the exons ATGACGGGGTGTAGCCCTGTGTTTGCCATGCAGCACATTGTGGGTGTGCCCCATATGCTGGTACGAAGAAGCTTCCTTGGAACGGAGCTCCTTATGACAAGGACTCTGTGCAGTCCAGGTCCCAGCCAGCCCAGAGAGAAGCGACCAGAGGCTGCAGCCTTAGGGCTGTATCACCGCCTCCCAGCTTTGGGAAGAACGCTGGGCCACACCATTCAGCAACAAGCAGCCTCCACCGCCAAGGCTTGGTGGGAAAGATATGAAGAGTTTGTGGGACTCAATGAGGTCCGAGAAGCTCAGGGGAATGTGACTGAG GCAGAGAAAGTGTTCATGGTGGCTCGGGGCCTTGTCCGAGAGGCCCGGGAGAATTTAGAGGCGCAGCAGGCTAAGCTGAAGGAGGTAAGGGACCGTTTGGACCGGGTCTCCAGGGAGGACAACCAGTACCTGGAACTGGCTACTTCGGAGCACAGGATGCTGCAG GAGGAGAAGAGGCTCCGCGCAGCATATACACGTGCAGAGGACTCCGAGCGGGAGaagttctctctcttctctgcagcTGTGCGGGAGAGTCACGAGAAGGAGCGCACACGGGCCGAAAGGACTAAGAACTGGTCCCTCATTGGGTCAGTTCTCGGAGCTTTGATCGGTGTGGCCGGCTCCACCTATGTCAACCGTGTCCGCCTACAAGAACTGAAGGCCTTACTCCTGGAGGCACAGAAAGGGCCTGTGAGTCTCCAGGAGGCCATCCGGGAACAGGCTTCTAGCTACTCCCTCCAGCAGAGAGACCTCCAGGACCTTATGGTGGATCTGAagggcctggtgcatgctgggCAGGGCCAGGGCTCTGGGTCATCAACAGGTACCTCTTCTACCCGAGGAAAAGACATAGATGTCCTTTCAGCTGCCATGAGAGAGCAGCTCAGCCATTCCCAGGAGGTCCGTTCCTGCCTAGAGGGTTTACAAGAGCAGCTTGATGGCCTGGAAAAAACTTGCAGTCGAATGGCTGCGGTGGTTCAGCTTGTAAAGGCTACAGCACATCCGGGCCTGGTGGAGCCAGTAGACGGGGCCCTGCCTAGCTCTGTGCTGGAACAAGGGAGCATGATCTTGGCCCTGTCTGATGTGGAGCAGAGGCTAGGAGCCCAAGTCAACAGGAATACTATCTGCAGCACACTGGTCACCTGTGTGACTTTTGTGGCCACGCTGCCTGTGCTCTACATGCTGTTCAAGACCAGTTAG
- the Ccdc51 gene encoding mitochondrial potassium channel isoform X1, with translation MMLLRKIQLRQGYQVEVTTAQRGAAPMTGCSPVFAMQHIVGVPHMLVRRSFLGTELLMTRTLCSPGPSQPREKRPEAAALGLYHRLPALGRTLGHTIQQQAASTAKAWWERYEEFVGLNEVREAQGNVTEAEKVFMVARGLVREARENLEAQQAKLKEVRDRLDRVSREDNQYLELATSEHRMLQEEKRLRAAYTRAEDSEREKFSLFSAAVRESHEKERTRAERTKNWSLIGSVLGALIGVAGSTYVNRVRLQELKALLLEAQKGPVSLQEAIREQASSYSLQQRDLQDLMVDLKGLVHAGQGQGSGSSTGTSSTRGKDIDVLSAAMREQLSHSQEVRSCLEGLQEQLDGLEKTCSRMAAVVQLVKATAHPGLVEPVDGALPSSVLEQGSMILALSDVEQRLGAQVNRNTICSTLVTCVTFVATLPVLYMLFKTS, from the exons ATGATGTTGCTGAGAAAAATTCAGCTTCGACAAGGATACCAGGTGGAAGTTACGACGGCACAGAGAGGAG CCGCTCCAATGACGGGGTGTAGCCCTGTGTTTGCCATGCAGCACATTGTGGGTGTGCCCCATATGCTGGTACGAAGAAGCTTCCTTGGAACGGAGCTCCTTATGACAAGGACTCTGTGCAGTCCAGGTCCCAGCCAGCCCAGAGAGAAGCGACCAGAGGCTGCAGCCTTAGGGCTGTATCACCGCCTCCCAGCTTTGGGAAGAACGCTGGGCCACACCATTCAGCAACAAGCAGCCTCCACCGCCAAGGCTTGGTGGGAAAGATATGAAGAGTTTGTGGGACTCAATGAGGTCCGAGAAGCTCAGGGGAATGTGACTGAG GCAGAGAAAGTGTTCATGGTGGCTCGGGGCCTTGTCCGAGAGGCCCGGGAGAATTTAGAGGCGCAGCAGGCTAAGCTGAAGGAGGTAAGGGACCGTTTGGACCGGGTCTCCAGGGAGGACAACCAGTACCTGGAACTGGCTACTTCGGAGCACAGGATGCTGCAG GAGGAGAAGAGGCTCCGCGCAGCATATACACGTGCAGAGGACTCCGAGCGGGAGaagttctctctcttctctgcagcTGTGCGGGAGAGTCACGAGAAGGAGCGCACACGGGCCGAAAGGACTAAGAACTGGTCCCTCATTGGGTCAGTTCTCGGAGCTTTGATCGGTGTGGCCGGCTCCACCTATGTCAACCGTGTCCGCCTACAAGAACTGAAGGCCTTACTCCTGGAGGCACAGAAAGGGCCTGTGAGTCTCCAGGAGGCCATCCGGGAACAGGCTTCTAGCTACTCCCTCCAGCAGAGAGACCTCCAGGACCTTATGGTGGATCTGAagggcctggtgcatgctgggCAGGGCCAGGGCTCTGGGTCATCAACAGGTACCTCTTCTACCCGAGGAAAAGACATAGATGTCCTTTCAGCTGCCATGAGAGAGCAGCTCAGCCATTCCCAGGAGGTCCGTTCCTGCCTAGAGGGTTTACAAGAGCAGCTTGATGGCCTGGAAAAAACTTGCAGTCGAATGGCTGCGGTGGTTCAGCTTGTAAAGGCTACAGCACATCCGGGCCTGGTGGAGCCAGTAGACGGGGCCCTGCCTAGCTCTGTGCTGGAACAAGGGAGCATGATCTTGGCCCTGTCTGATGTGGAGCAGAGGCTAGGAGCCCAAGTCAACAGGAATACTATCTGCAGCACACTGGTCACCTGTGTGACTTTTGTGGCCACGCTGCCTGTGCTCTACATGCTGTTCAAGACCAGTTAG